One segment of Mastomys coucha isolate ucsf_1 unplaced genomic scaffold, UCSF_Mcou_1 pScaffold23, whole genome shotgun sequence DNA contains the following:
- the St14 gene encoding suppressor of tumorigenicity 14 protein, with translation MGSNRGRKVRGGSQDFGAGLKYNSRLENMNGFEEGVEFLPANNAKQVEKRGPRRWVVLVAVLLSFLLLSLMAGLLVWHFHYRNVRVQKVFNGHLRITNENFLDAYENSTSMEFISLASQVKEALKLLYSEVPVLGPYYKRSTVTGFSEGSVIAYYWSEFSIPPHLAEEVERAMAVERFVTLPPRARALKSFVLTSVVAFPIDPRMLQGTQDNSCSFALHAHGAAVTRFTTPGFPNSPYPAHARCQWVLRGDADSVLSLTFRSFDVAPCDEHGSDLVTVYDSLSPVEPHAVVQLCGTYAPSYNLTFLSSQNVFLVTLITNTDLRHPGFEATFFQLPKMSSCGGFLSEAQGTFSSPYFPGHYPPNINCIWNIKVPNNRNVKVRFKFFYLVDPNVPVGTCTKDYVEINGEKYCGERPQFVVSSNSSKISVHFHSDHSYTDTGFLAEYLSYDSNDPCPGMFMCKTGRCIRKDLRCDGWADCPDYSDERHCRCNTTHQFTCKNQFCKPLFWVCDSVNDCGDGSDEEGCSCPAGSFKCSNGKCLAQSQKCNGKDDCGDGSDEASCDSVNVVSCTKYTYRCQNGLCLSKGNPECDGKKDCSDGSDEKNCDCGLRSFTKQARVVGGTNADEGEWPWQVSLHALGQGHLCGASLISPDWLVSAAHCFQDDRNFKYSDYTMWTAFLGLLDQSKRSASGVQELKLKRIITHPSFNDFTFDYDIALLELEKPVEYSTVVRPICLPDATHVFPAGKAIWVTGWGHTQEGGSGALILQKGEIRVINQTTCEDLMPQQITPRMMCVGFLSGGVDSCQGDSGGPLSSVEKDGRIFQAGVVSWGEGCAQRNKPGVYTRLPVVRDWIKEHTGV, from the exons AACATGAATGGCTTTGAGGAGGGTGTGGAGTTCCTGCCTGCGAACAATGCCAAGCAAGTGGAGAAGCGAGGCCCCAGGCGCTGGGTGGTGCTGGTGGCCGTGCTGCTCAGCTTCCTCTTGCTCTCGCTCATGGCTGGCTTGCTGGTGTGGCACTTCCATT ACCGGAATGTGCGGGTCCAAAAGGTCTTCAATGGCCATCTGAGGATCACAAATGAGAACTTTCTGGATGCATATGAGAACTCCACCTCCATGGAGTTTATCAGCCTGGCCAGCCAGGTGAAGGAAGCG CTGAAGCTGCTGTACAGCGAAGTCCCTGTCTTGGGTCCCTACTACAAGAGGTCGACTGTAACTGGCTTCAG TGAAGGCAGTGTCATCGCCTACTACTGGTCAGAGTTCAGCATCCCCCCACACCTGGCGGAAGAGGTTGAACGTGCCATGGCTGTGGAGCGGTTTGTCACTTTGCCACCCCGAGCACGGGCACTGAAATCCTTCGTGCTGACCTCTGTGGTGGCCTTTC CTATTGACCCCAGAATGCTGCAGGGGACTCAGGACA ACAGCTGTAGTTTTGCCCTGCATGCCCATGGTGCAGCGGTGACACGCTTCACAACTCCTGGCTTCCCTAACAGTCCCTACCCAGCTCATGCCCGCTGCCAGTGGGTCCTGCGGGGGGACGCCGACTCTGTGCTGAGCCTCACCTTCCGAAGCTTTGACGTTGCTCCCTGTGATGAGCATGGCAGTGACCTGGTCACAGTGTATGATAGCCTGAGCCCCGTGGAGCCTCACGCTGTGGTGCA GCTGTGTGGCACCTACGCACCCTCCTACAACCTgactttcctctcctcccagaacGTCTTCCTTGTCACGCTGATAACCAACACTGACCTGCGACATCCTGGCTTTGAGGCCACTTTCTTCCAGCTGCCCAAGATGAGCA GCTGTGGCGGCTTTTTGAGTGAAGCTCAAGGGACGTTTAGCAGCCCTTACTTTCCAGGCCACTACCCACCCAACATCAACTGCATATGGAATATCAAG GTGCCCAACAACCGGAATGTGAAGGTGCGCTTCAAATTCTTCTATCTGGTGGACCCCAACGTACCAGTGGGCACCTGCACCAAGGACTATGTGGAGATCAACGGGGAGAA GTACTGTGGTGAGAGGCCCCAGTTTGTGGtgagcagcaacagcagcaagatTTCAGTCCATTTCCATTCTGACCACTCGTACACGGACACTGGGTTCCTAGCTGAGTACCTCTCCTACGACTCCAATGACC CATGCCCAGGGATGTTCATGTGCAAGACTGGACGATGCATCCGCAAGGACCTGCGCTGCGATGGCTGGGCAGACTGCCCGGACTACAGTGATGAGCGTCACTGCC GATGCAACACCACCCACCAGTTCACGTGCAAGAACCAGTTCTGCAAGCCCCTCTTCTGGGTCTGTGACAGTGTCAACGACTGCGGGGACGGCAGTGATGAGGAGGGGTGCA GTTGTCCGGCCGGGAGTTTCAAGTGTTCCAATGGGAAGTGTCTCGCTCAGAGCCAGAAGTGTAATGGGAAGGATGACTGTGGAGATGGGTCTGATGAGGCTTCATGTGACAGCG TGAATGTCGTCTCTTGTACCAAATATACCTACCGCTGCCAAAATGGCCTCTGCCTGAGCAAGGGTAACCCTGAGTGTGACGGGAAGAAGGACTGCAGCGATGGCTCGGATGAGAAAAACTGTG ACTGCGGGCTGCGATCCTTTACCAAACAGGCTCGCGTGGTTGGTGGCACGAATGCGGACGAGGGCGAGTGGCCCTGGCAGGTGAGCCTCCACGCCCTGGGCCAGGGCCACTTGTGTGGGGCCTCGCTCATCTCGCCTGACTGGCTGGTCTCTGCAGCTCATTGCTTTCAGGATGACAGAAATTTCAA GTACTCAGACTACACGATGTGGACGGCCTTCCTCGGTCTGCTGGACCAGAGCAAGCGCAGTGCCTCCGGGGTGCAGGAGCTCAAGCTCAAACGCATCATCACCCACCCTTCCTTCAATGACTTCACCTTCGACTACGACATCGCcttgctggagctggagaagCCCGTGGAGTACAGTACCGTTGTACGCCCCATCTGCCTGCCTGATGCTACCCATGTCTTCCCCGCTGGCAAGGCCATCTGGGTCACAGGCTGGGGGCACACTCAGGAGGGAG GCAGTGGAGCACTGATCCTGCAGAAGGGTGAGATCCGTGTCATCAACCAGACCACCTGTGAGGACCTCATGCCGCAGCAGATCACCCCACGAATGATGTGTGTGGGCTTCCTCAGTGGGGGTGTGGACTCCTGCCAG GGTGACTCCGGTGGCCCCTTATCCAGCGTGGAGAAAGATGGGCGCATCTTCCAGGCTGGTGTGGTGAGCTGGGGTGAAGGCTGCGCCCAGAGGAACAAGCCAGGAGTGTACACAAGGCTCCCCGTAGTTCGGGACTGGATCAAAGAGCACACTGGGGTATAG